One window from the genome of Salvia miltiorrhiza cultivar Shanhuang (shh) chromosome 7, IMPLAD_Smil_shh, whole genome shotgun sequence encodes:
- the LOC130996040 gene encoding polyadenylate-binding protein RBP47B'-like isoform X2, with translation MSAQTAPYHQPATLEEVRTLWIGDLPYWADENYLRAWFSHTGEVLSIKVIRNKITGQPEGYGFVEFTSHQVAESILQSYNGTQIPGTELTFRLNWASSGIGERRTDGGPEHSIFVGDLAPDVTDYLLQETFRVSYPSVRGAKVVTDPNTGRSKGYGFVKFADEAERNRAMVEMNGLYCSTRPMRISAAAPKKTATGVQLQYAATKVYPAPAYTTPVQAVPVDNDINNTTVFIGNLDPNVTEEELRQIFLQFGDIVYVKIPAAKGCGFVQFATRTSAEESIQRMQGTVIGQQVVRLSWGRSPTAKQDVAGVWGHTDPNQLSAYYAYGQGYDAYAYGVTQDPSAYAYGAYAGYGQYPHQTEGAPDMTALSGVAQPVEHTEELYDPLATPDVDKLNGAYLAVHGRAILGRPLWQTTSLLPQQT, from the exons GTCCTCTCAATTAAAGTAATTCGCAACAAAATAACAGGACAGCCAGAGGGTTATGGGTTTGTAGAATTCACATCACATCAGGTTGCAGAAAGTATTCTTCAGTCCTATAATGGAACCCAAATTCCTGGGACTGAACTAACTTTCAGGTTGAATTGGGCATCTTCTGGGATAGGGGAAAGGCGTACTGATGGAGGCCCTGAACACTCCATCTTCGTTGGAGATTTAGCACCAGATGTTACAGATTATCTGTTGCAGGAGACTTTCCGAGTTAGTTATCCATCAGTTAGAGGGGCCAAGGTTGTCACCGATCCGAATACTGGGCGTTCCAAGGGATATGGATTTGTTAAGTTTGCTGATGAAGCGGAAAGGAATCGAGCAATGGTTGAGATGAATGGTCTCTATTGCTCGACTAGGCCCATGAGAATTAGTGCAGCAGCTCCAAAAAAAACAGCCACTGGCGTCCAATTGCAGTATGCTGCAACTAAAG TATATCCAGCTCCCGCTTACACAACTCCTGTGCAGGCAGTCCCAGTGGATAACGATATCAACAACACTACT GTTTTTATTGGTAATCTGGACCCTAATGTTACTGAAGAAGAATTGAGGCAGATATTCCTGCAGTTTGGGGATATTGTTTACGTTAAAATCCCTGCAGCCAAGGGATGTGGTTTTGTGCAGTTTGCTACAAG GACGTCAGCAGAAGAATCAATCCAGAGAATGCAGGGTACTGTGATTGGTCAACAAGTTGTCCGGCTATCTTGGGGAAGGAGTCCAACGGCAAAACAG GATGTTGCTGGTGTTTGGGGTCACACAGATCCAAATCAATTGAGTGCATATTATGCATACGGACAAGGCTATGATGCCTATGCATATGGTGTCACGCAAGATCCTTCAGCATATGCATATGGTGCATATGCTGGTTACGGACAGTACCCCCATCAG ACCGAAGGAGCTCCAGACATGACTGCCTTATCGGGAGTCGCTCAACCAGTGGAACACACAGAGGAACTTTATGATCCTTTGGCTACGCCTGATGTTGACAA GTTAAATGGTGCCTACCTTGCTGTTCATGGAAGAGCTATCTTAGGAAGGCCGTTGTGGCAGACCACCTCTCTGCTGCCACAGCAAACCTAG
- the LOC130996040 gene encoding polyadenylate-binding protein RBP47B'-like isoform X1, with translation MSAQTAPYHQPATLEEVRTLWIGDLPYWADENYLRAWFSHTGEVLSIKVIRNKITGQPEGYGFVEFTSHQVAESILQSYNGTQIPGTELTFRLNWASSGIGERRTDGGPEHSIFVGDLAPDVTDYLLQETFRVSYPSVRGAKVVTDPNTGRSKGYGFVKFADEAERNRAMVEMNGLYCSTRPMRISAAAPKKTATGVQLQYAATKAVYPAPAYTTPVQAVPVDNDINNTTVFIGNLDPNVTEEELRQIFLQFGDIVYVKIPAAKGCGFVQFATRTSAEESIQRMQGTVIGQQVVRLSWGRSPTAKQDVAGVWGHTDPNQLSAYYAYGQGYDAYAYGVTQDPSAYAYGAYAGYGQYPHQTEGAPDMTALSGVAQPVEHTEELYDPLATPDVDKLNGAYLAVHGRAILGRPLWQTTSLLPQQT, from the exons GTCCTCTCAATTAAAGTAATTCGCAACAAAATAACAGGACAGCCAGAGGGTTATGGGTTTGTAGAATTCACATCACATCAGGTTGCAGAAAGTATTCTTCAGTCCTATAATGGAACCCAAATTCCTGGGACTGAACTAACTTTCAGGTTGAATTGGGCATCTTCTGGGATAGGGGAAAGGCGTACTGATGGAGGCCCTGAACACTCCATCTTCGTTGGAGATTTAGCACCAGATGTTACAGATTATCTGTTGCAGGAGACTTTCCGAGTTAGTTATCCATCAGTTAGAGGGGCCAAGGTTGTCACCGATCCGAATACTGGGCGTTCCAAGGGATATGGATTTGTTAAGTTTGCTGATGAAGCGGAAAGGAATCGAGCAATGGTTGAGATGAATGGTCTCTATTGCTCGACTAGGCCCATGAGAATTAGTGCAGCAGCTCCAAAAAAAACAGCCACTGGCGTCCAATTGCAGTATGCTGCAACTAAAG CAGTATATCCAGCTCCCGCTTACACAACTCCTGTGCAGGCAGTCCCAGTGGATAACGATATCAACAACACTACT GTTTTTATTGGTAATCTGGACCCTAATGTTACTGAAGAAGAATTGAGGCAGATATTCCTGCAGTTTGGGGATATTGTTTACGTTAAAATCCCTGCAGCCAAGGGATGTGGTTTTGTGCAGTTTGCTACAAG GACGTCAGCAGAAGAATCAATCCAGAGAATGCAGGGTACTGTGATTGGTCAACAAGTTGTCCGGCTATCTTGGGGAAGGAGTCCAACGGCAAAACAG GATGTTGCTGGTGTTTGGGGTCACACAGATCCAAATCAATTGAGTGCATATTATGCATACGGACAAGGCTATGATGCCTATGCATATGGTGTCACGCAAGATCCTTCAGCATATGCATATGGTGCATATGCTGGTTACGGACAGTACCCCCATCAG ACCGAAGGAGCTCCAGACATGACTGCCTTATCGGGAGTCGCTCAACCAGTGGAACACACAGAGGAACTTTATGATCCTTTGGCTACGCCTGATGTTGACAA GTTAAATGGTGCCTACCTTGCTGTTCATGGAAGAGCTATCTTAGGAAGGCCGTTGTGGCAGACCACCTCTCTGCTGCCACAGCAAACCTAG